Proteins encoded together in one Acidaminococcus timonensis window:
- a CDS encoding ATP-binding protein has protein sequence MLQRKIEKFLQTWKQVPQHNPLVIKGCRHCGKTTSILDFARKEYAHVVYLNFQEKPDYAAIFKDSLDVDYLVMLITALVGPDALFEPYKTVLVLDEIQECPEARAALKAFKKDGRYDVIACGSLLGVKGYGKEPASIAVGSETVVNMVPLDFEEFLWANGITTPVLDMLHRSLDQEIPVPEALHLRLNELLRQYAVVGGLPEVVETYVQTHDLNAVLAKQQEILKDYEENLFVAVNKRARAKLKTVLDAVPLQLNKENKKYQYAQLKKGSKASQFEGTLTWLEEAGIVTRCYNLTEPGLPLERHAIDTIFKVYMKDVGLYAAMLTGEDRLKLLQGDLSGCQGAVYESLAADLLSKSGRKLYYYHKNSGLEVDFVIRCQGKSTLVKATPSTGNTKSLKTLLQQPDKYQVEQAIQLSTENVMKKGKVLELPMYMGFLLG, from the coding sequence ATGCTTCAGCGCAAGATCGAAAAATTCCTGCAGACCTGGAAACAGGTCCCCCAACACAACCCTCTGGTGATCAAGGGCTGCCGCCACTGCGGCAAGACCACCTCTATCCTGGATTTTGCCCGGAAGGAATATGCCCATGTGGTCTACCTGAATTTCCAGGAGAAGCCGGATTATGCGGCCATTTTCAAAGATTCCCTGGATGTGGATTACCTGGTGATGCTGATTACAGCTCTGGTAGGGCCGGATGCCCTGTTTGAACCCTACAAGACGGTGCTGGTGCTGGATGAAATCCAGGAATGTCCGGAGGCCCGGGCGGCCCTGAAAGCGTTTAAAAAGGATGGACGGTACGATGTGATCGCCTGTGGGTCGCTGCTGGGCGTAAAGGGGTATGGCAAGGAACCGGCGTCCATTGCAGTGGGGAGTGAAACCGTGGTGAACATGGTTCCGCTGGATTTCGAGGAATTCCTGTGGGCCAATGGAATCACCACACCGGTCCTGGATATGCTGCACCGGAGCCTGGATCAGGAAATACCGGTGCCGGAAGCCCTGCATTTGCGGCTGAATGAACTGCTGCGGCAGTATGCCGTGGTGGGTGGCCTGCCGGAAGTGGTGGAAACCTATGTGCAGACCCATGATCTGAATGCCGTGCTGGCCAAACAGCAGGAAATCCTGAAGGATTATGAAGAGAATCTGTTCGTGGCCGTGAACAAACGGGCCCGGGCCAAGCTGAAAACGGTCCTGGATGCAGTACCTCTGCAGCTGAACAAGGAAAATAAAAAGTACCAGTATGCCCAGCTGAAAAAAGGGTCCAAAGCGTCCCAGTTCGAAGGGACACTGACCTGGCTGGAGGAAGCGGGTATCGTGACCCGGTGCTACAACCTGACAGAACCGGGACTGCCTCTGGAACGGCATGCCATCGACACCATCTTCAAGGTGTATATGAAGGATGTGGGGCTGTACGCGGCCATGCTCACCGGGGAGGACCGTCTGAAACTGCTGCAGGGAGATCTTTCCGGATGCCAGGGCGCTGTGTATGAAAGCCTGGCGGCCGATCTTCTCAGCAAGAGCGGGCGGAAGCTGTATTATTATCATAAAAATTCCGGCCTGGAAGTGGATTTTGTGATCCGCTGTCAGGGCAAGAGCACCCTGGTCAAGGCCACGCCTTCCACCGGCAATACCAAGAGCCTGAAGACCTTGCTCCAGCAGCCGGACAAGTACCAGGTGGAACAGGCCATCCAGCTGAGCACGGAAAATGTGATGAAAAAGGGAAAAGTGCTGGAGCTGCCCATGTATATGGGCTTCCTGCTGGGCTGA
- the pepT gene encoding peptidase T yields MSEITHELLTRFLRYINIPSQSRAGAATVPSTPSQWNMARLLEAELELLDLEDVHLSDHCVLTGYLPASLPKGFTGSVPKIGFCCHLDTVDVNLSPTIHPHLVKGYPGGDVILNEAKHLVMKASDHPELAAHVGEDIVFTDGTSVLGADNKAALANVMTLLHTLSTHPEIFHGDIYIAFVPDEEVGLKGSKSLELDRFPVDFAYTIDSCEVGEVVYETFNAGAATVTIQGISAHPMNAKGRLVNPTLLAVDFANFFDRKETPECTEDKEGYIWIKSIQSNATRAVVQLAIRDHHKAGYEAKKETIRQNVQRLLQQEPRAKVTCTLEDIYGNIADAMTPKNRKAVDILYEALDDLGIQPHTIAMRGGTDGSFLSTRGIFTPNYFTGGLNFHSPYECLPVPSLEKAYHVSLKIVEKVVENGALISSHTL; encoded by the coding sequence ATGTCCGAAATCACCCATGAATTACTGACCCGCTTCCTGCGGTACATCAACATCCCGTCCCAGAGCCGGGCCGGTGCTGCCACGGTCCCCAGCACCCCCAGCCAGTGGAATATGGCCCGGCTGCTGGAAGCCGAACTGGAGCTCCTGGACCTGGAGGACGTGCATCTCAGCGATCACTGCGTCCTCACCGGATACCTGCCTGCCAGCCTGCCCAAAGGCTTCACCGGCTCCGTACCCAAAATCGGGTTCTGCTGCCACCTGGACACGGTGGACGTGAACCTGAGCCCCACCATCCATCCCCACCTGGTCAAGGGCTACCCGGGCGGCGATGTGATCCTGAATGAAGCAAAGCACCTTGTCATGAAGGCCTCCGACCATCCGGAGCTGGCTGCCCACGTAGGCGAGGACATCGTATTCACCGATGGCACCAGCGTGCTGGGTGCGGATAACAAAGCGGCCCTGGCCAATGTGATGACCCTGCTCCACACCCTGTCCACCCACCCGGAGATTTTCCACGGAGACATCTACATTGCCTTCGTCCCCGATGAGGAAGTGGGACTGAAAGGTTCCAAATCCCTGGAGCTGGACCGGTTTCCGGTGGATTTCGCCTACACCATCGACAGTTGCGAAGTGGGCGAGGTGGTGTACGAAACCTTCAATGCCGGTGCTGCCACTGTCACCATCCAGGGAATCAGTGCCCATCCCATGAACGCCAAGGGGCGCCTGGTGAACCCCACCCTGCTGGCCGTGGATTTCGCCAATTTCTTTGACCGGAAAGAGACCCCGGAGTGCACGGAAGACAAGGAGGGCTACATCTGGATCAAATCCATCCAGTCCAATGCCACACGGGCAGTGGTCCAGCTGGCCATCCGGGACCACCACAAGGCCGGCTATGAGGCCAAAAAAGAGACCATCCGGCAGAACGTGCAGCGCCTGCTGCAGCAGGAGCCCCGGGCGAAAGTCACCTGCACCCTGGAGGACATCTACGGCAACATCGCCGATGCCATGACCCCCAAAAATCGCAAGGCCGTGGACATCCTGTACGAAGCGCTGGACGACCTGGGCATCCAGCCCCACACCATTGCCATGCGGGGCGGCACGGACGGATCCTTCCTGTCCACCCGGGGTATCTTCACCCCCAACTATTTCACCGGAGGTCTGAACTTCCATTCTCCGTACGAATGCCTGCCCGTCCCCTCCCTGGAAAAAGCCTACCATGTATCCCTGAAAATCGTAGAAAAAGTGGTTGAAAACGGGGCCCTGATTTCTTCACACACCCTTTAA
- a CDS encoding Tex family protein: MKQTDIAPLIAGELGCRSIQVEKTIELLDGGNTVPFIARYRKEVTGSLEDEQIRTIEDRLNTLRNLVKRQEEILTRIDEQGKLTPDLRQAIEQAQKLTELEDLYLPYKQKRRTRAQQAREKGLEPLANAFLLQREIRGTSLEAARAYVDPEKGVETLEAALEGARDIVAEVVSENADLRKDLRQKLWKEGVLQTELVENADEAQTFLMYRDYQEPVRTLPSHRVLAINRGEKKGCLKVHLLWEEERALQLLQRRFVRHRSIYQEQLELALADSWKRLLFPALEREIRHTLTENAEAQAIRVFGANLRQLLLQAPLAGRTVMGLDPGYRTGCKVAVVDPTGQVVDHGVIQVTQSEKQKEQAEEILLGMIEKHHVTLLSIGNGTASYETEQFAARLIQQHHLREVHYLITNEAGASVYSASRLAREELPEYDVTIRGAVSMARRVQDPLAELVKIDPQAIGVGQYQHDVDQKALTGTLDGVVEMAVNHVGVDLNTASPALLSHVAGITATTAKNIVAYRNENGRFTGRRQLLKVPRLGPAAFTQCAGFLRILDGKSPLDATPVHPESYRLAEAILEKLGFAVRDLKDKEKLALLAAKRKLVDESRLARELEAGLPTVHDILDALVSPGRDPREDLPAPLTRQNIVRLSDIKVGSLMRGTIRNVTDFGAFVDIGIKTAGLIHISEMSSRRIRHPLDVVSVGDVVQVRVISVDEKRGRIGLSLKGV; the protein is encoded by the coding sequence ATGAAACAAACTGACATTGCCCCATTGATCGCCGGGGAACTGGGTTGCAGATCCATACAGGTGGAAAAGACCATCGAACTGCTGGATGGGGGCAACACCGTTCCCTTCATCGCCCGGTACCGGAAGGAGGTCACCGGTTCCCTGGAGGACGAACAGATCCGGACCATCGAGGACCGGCTGAATACCCTGCGGAACCTGGTGAAGCGCCAGGAGGAGATCCTGACCAGGATCGACGAACAGGGCAAACTGACACCGGACCTGCGCCAGGCCATCGAACAAGCCCAGAAATTGACGGAACTGGAAGACCTGTACCTGCCTTATAAGCAAAAACGGCGGACCCGGGCCCAGCAGGCCCGGGAAAAGGGCCTGGAGCCGCTGGCCAATGCTTTCCTGCTGCAGCGGGAAATCCGTGGCACCTCCCTGGAGGCAGCCCGGGCCTATGTGGATCCGGAAAAAGGGGTGGAGACGCTGGAAGCGGCTCTGGAAGGAGCCCGGGATATTGTGGCGGAAGTGGTTTCGGAAAATGCGGACCTGCGCAAGGACCTGCGGCAGAAGCTGTGGAAGGAGGGCGTGCTGCAGACGGAACTGGTGGAAAACGCCGATGAGGCCCAGACCTTCCTGATGTACAGGGACTACCAGGAACCGGTGCGGACCCTGCCCTCCCACCGGGTACTGGCCATCAACCGGGGTGAAAAGAAGGGATGCCTGAAGGTGCATCTGCTCTGGGAGGAGGAACGGGCCCTGCAGCTGCTGCAGCGGCGGTTCGTCCGCCATCGCTCCATTTATCAGGAACAGCTGGAACTGGCCCTGGCGGACAGCTGGAAACGGTTGTTGTTCCCCGCTCTGGAGCGGGAGATCCGCCATACCCTGACGGAAAATGCCGAAGCCCAGGCCATCAGGGTGTTCGGGGCCAACCTGCGGCAGCTGCTGCTCCAGGCGCCTCTGGCAGGACGTACGGTCATGGGACTGGATCCGGGCTATCGCACCGGCTGCAAAGTGGCTGTAGTGGATCCTACCGGCCAGGTGGTGGACCATGGGGTGATCCAGGTGACCCAGAGCGAGAAGCAGAAGGAGCAGGCTGAGGAAATCCTTCTGGGGATGATCGAGAAGCATCATGTGACCCTGCTTTCCATTGGAAATGGCACGGCTTCCTATGAGACGGAACAGTTCGCAGCCCGGCTGATCCAGCAGCATCACCTGAGGGAGGTGCATTACCTGATCACCAATGAAGCGGGGGCTTCGGTATATTCTGCCTCCAGGTTGGCCAGAGAGGAACTGCCGGAGTACGATGTAACCATCCGGGGCGCTGTTTCCATGGCCCGGCGGGTGCAGGACCCCCTGGCGGAACTGGTGAAGATCGATCCCCAGGCCATCGGGGTGGGCCAGTACCAGCACGATGTGGACCAGAAGGCCCTGACCGGCACCCTGGACGGGGTGGTGGAAATGGCGGTGAACCATGTGGGCGTGGACCTGAATACGGCGTCGCCGGCCCTGCTGTCCCATGTGGCGGGCATTACGGCCACTACAGCAAAGAATATTGTGGCCTACCGGAACGAAAACGGGCGCTTCACCGGGCGGCGGCAGCTGCTGAAGGTACCCCGGCTGGGTCCGGCGGCCTTTACCCAGTGCGCCGGTTTCCTGCGGATCCTGGATGGAAAGAGCCCTCTGGATGCCACTCCGGTGCATCCGGAATCCTACCGGCTGGCAGAAGCCATCCTGGAGAAACTGGGGTTTGCGGTCAGGGATTTGAAGGATAAAGAGAAGCTGGCGCTTCTGGCAGCCAAACGGAAGCTGGTGGACGAGAGCCGGCTGGCCAGGGAGCTGGAGGCCGGCCTGCCTACGGTACACGATATCCTGGACGCCCTGGTAAGCCCCGGCCGGGATCCCCGGGAGGACCTGCCGGCACCCCTTACCCGGCAGAATATCGTCAGGCTGTCCGATATCAAAGTGGGGAGCCTCATGCGGGGAACCATCCGGAACGTGACGGATTTCGGGGCCTTCGTGGACATCGGCATCAAAACGGCCGGACTCATCCATATTTCGGAAATGAGCAGTCGGCGGATCAGGCACCCATTGGATGTGGTGAGCGTAGGGGATGTGGTACAGGTACGGGTGATCAGCGTGGACGAGAAGCGGGGGCGGATCGGCCTGTCGTTAAAGGGTGTGTGA
- a CDS encoding energy-coupling factor transporter transmembrane component T, whose protein sequence is MKLTAFTKLILVLAVTAWVFLLPVAAVATILALELVILLYIKRDRMTMAAIGTLTVFTGMMVVLQLLFGSALYVALTGGLRMFVMTTAFLCLLASTRIQEIAQALVEKFHMPYEYAFMLTTALRFVPDFLSDSAITLDAQSCRGYSNRGNAFKRLYAYLAVVKPLVMRAVAKSDTLALSMELKGFGPNTYKNRRPMRLHGLDYVTLLLIIVLSTYPIWVKHI, encoded by the coding sequence ATGAAGCTGACCGCTTTTACGAAACTGATCCTGGTGCTGGCGGTGACAGCCTGGGTGTTCCTGCTGCCGGTAGCGGCAGTGGCCACGATCCTGGCCCTGGAACTGGTGATTTTGCTGTACATCAAGCGGGACCGGATGACCATGGCAGCCATCGGGACGCTGACGGTCTTTACCGGGATGATGGTGGTGCTGCAGCTGCTGTTCGGTTCGGCACTGTACGTGGCGCTTACCGGCGGGCTGCGGATGTTCGTCATGACCACGGCGTTTCTGTGCCTGCTGGCTTCCACCCGGATCCAGGAAATCGCCCAGGCGCTGGTGGAAAAATTCCATATGCCCTATGAATACGCCTTCATGCTGACTACGGCCCTGCGGTTCGTTCCGGACTTCCTGTCGGATTCGGCCATCACCCTGGACGCCCAGTCCTGCCGGGGCTATTCCAACCGGGGCAATGCCTTCAAACGGCTGTATGCGTACCTGGCGGTGGTGAAACCGCTGGTGATGCGGGCCGTGGCCAAGTCGGACACCCTGGCCCTTTCCATGGAACTGAAGGGGTTCGGCCCCAATACCTATAAAAACCGCCGGCCCATGCGGCTGCATGGACTGGATTACGTGACGCTGCTCCTCATCATCGTGCTGAGCACGTATCCCATTTGGGTAAAACATATCTAA
- a CDS encoding energy-coupling factor ABC transporter ATP-binding protein gives MIEAKEVNFAYRRGVPVLQDIQCKVEDGEAVALLGHNGSGKTTLSRLFMALNHPRSGQVLVDGVDIVDCEPADLADKVGYVFQNPDLQLLGDTVYDEVAYGLQTRKMPKADLDKQVREAVEAMGLTPCLDQYPRGLSFGQKRRLGVAVALALQPRTLILDEITNGQDEQEKLHMMNYLSRLQREKHITLILITHDMEIARKYTTHALVLHDGQLVYDGKTKELFDGRRPIEEWGLKQPVLARLGALFGVDADSPEVLCDRLELKEAPKEGRKEEKEGGKA, from the coding sequence ATGATTGAAGCAAAAGAAGTGAACTTCGCCTATCGCAGAGGGGTACCCGTGCTGCAGGATATCCAGTGCAAGGTGGAAGATGGAGAAGCCGTAGCCCTCCTGGGGCACAACGGCAGCGGCAAGACCACCCTGAGCCGGCTGTTCATGGCGCTGAACCACCCCCGCAGCGGACAGGTGCTGGTGGACGGCGTGGATATCGTGGACTGCGAACCGGCGGACCTGGCGGATAAGGTGGGCTATGTGTTCCAGAACCCGGACCTGCAGCTGCTGGGAGATACGGTATATGATGAAGTGGCTTATGGTCTGCAAACCCGGAAGATGCCTAAAGCGGATCTGGATAAACAGGTGCGGGAAGCCGTGGAAGCCATGGGGCTGACACCCTGCCTGGACCAGTATCCCCGGGGGCTTTCCTTCGGCCAGAAACGGCGGCTGGGGGTAGCCGTGGCCCTGGCCCTGCAACCCCGGACCCTGATCCTGGACGAAATCACCAACGGCCAGGATGAACAGGAAAAGCTCCATATGATGAACTACCTGTCCAGGCTGCAGAGGGAGAAACACATCACCCTGATCCTGATCACCCACGATATGGAAATCGCCCGGAAGTACACCACCCATGCCCTGGTGCTCCACGATGGGCAACTGGTGTATGACGGGAAAACAAAGGAACTGTTCGACGGCAGGCGGCCCATTGAGGAATGGGGCCTGAAGCAGCCGGTACTGGCCCGGCTGGGAGCGCTGTTCGGGGTGGATGCGGACAGCCCGGAAGTCCTGTGTGACCGGCTGGAGCTGAAGGAAGCTCCGAAAGAAGGACGGAAGGAAGAGAAAGAAGGTGGCAAGGCATGA
- a CDS encoding energy-coupling factor ABC transporter ATP-binding protein, whose product MSDSAIRISDFYFAYLNSDLVLKNINLDIQKGSFTAIAGPSGAGKTTLCKAMTGIVPHYYGGRYYGKVEVLGEDLKGKKISEIAMRVGIMMDDYESQMVSLTAGEEIAFGLLNHGFSPDEVDQRVSQALADVGLPGRESYQLDELSGGQRQRLLLASVLACRPEVLILDEPVSALDPDGARSLYALLYKIYQQHNMTVVVVEHDLNYLLPYMTDLVLISGGEARVQGPFEQAARKAFQQEDLRENLPELWQVKLGLEERFHCRLGNWRSEDEAEEELTRKFQGGKA is encoded by the coding sequence ATGAGTGACAGTGCCATTCGGATCTCGGATTTTTATTTTGCCTATCTGAACAGTGACCTGGTGCTGAAAAACATCAACCTGGACATCCAGAAGGGCAGCTTTACAGCCATCGCCGGTCCCAGCGGTGCCGGCAAGACCACCCTGTGCAAGGCCATGACGGGTATCGTGCCCCATTATTACGGGGGACGGTACTACGGCAAAGTGGAAGTGCTGGGAGAAGACCTTAAGGGAAAGAAAATCTCGGAAATCGCCATGCGGGTGGGCATCATGATGGATGACTACGAAAGCCAGATGGTGTCCCTGACCGCCGGAGAGGAAATCGCCTTTGGCCTTCTGAACCATGGATTCTCGCCGGATGAGGTGGACCAGCGGGTGAGCCAGGCCCTGGCCGATGTGGGCCTGCCCGGCCGGGAAAGCTACCAGCTGGACGAACTGTCCGGGGGCCAGCGGCAGCGGCTGCTGCTGGCATCGGTGCTGGCCTGCCGGCCGGAAGTGCTGATCCTGGACGAGCCGGTGTCGGCTCTCGATCCGGACGGAGCCCGGTCCCTGTATGCCCTGCTGTACAAGATCTACCAGCAGCACAACATGACCGTGGTGGTGGTGGAGCACGACCTGAACTACCTGCTGCCCTACATGACGGATCTGGTGCTGATCAGCGGCGGCGAGGCCCGGGTACAGGGACCTTTCGAACAGGCGGCCCGGAAGGCTTTCCAGCAGGAAGACCTGCGGGAGAACCTGCCGGAACTGTGGCAGGTGAAGCTGGGTCTGGAAGAGAGATTCCACTGCCGGCTGGGCAACTGGCGCAGTGAGGACGAAGCGGAAGAGGAACTGACCCGGAAATTCCAGGGAGGCAAGGCATGA
- a CDS encoding tryptophan transporter — protein sequence MDKPIPDLITVEAARDTHRWVAMTALLLAIGVILHTISPNVGGVTPNWTIAMYSITICLTKPGLTRALGIGFVAGLTLVPSSKSAFPLGNIASEVSGALTACILVKAFALTHLENLKVKPFIVGFVATSVSGAVFTYILKLVLGLPLTVWTHAMLPVVFTVGALNGVVTQVLFSPVRKIFYATEGKHHE from the coding sequence ATGGACAAACCGATTCCGGATCTGATTACGGTGGAAGCAGCCAGGGACACCCATCGCTGGGTAGCCATGACGGCCCTGCTGCTGGCCATTGGTGTCATCCTCCATACCATCAGTCCCAATGTGGGCGGGGTCACCCCCAACTGGACCATTGCCATGTATTCCATCACCATCTGCCTGACGAAACCGGGCCTGACCCGGGCCCTGGGCATTGGATTCGTGGCCGGTCTGACTCTGGTCCCTTCTTCCAAATCCGCCTTCCCGCTGGGGAACATCGCCAGTGAAGTGAGCGGGGCCCTGACGGCCTGTATCCTGGTGAAGGCCTTCGCTCTGACCCATCTGGAGAACCTGAAGGTGAAACCGTTCATCGTGGGTTTTGTGGCCACCAGTGTCAGCGGTGCCGTATTCACCTACATCCTGAAACTGGTGCTGGGGCTGCCCCTGACCGTGTGGACCCATGCCATGCTGCCGGTGGTGTTCACCGTGGGGGCTCTGAATGGGGTGGTGACCCAGGTGCTGTTCAGCCCTGTACGGAAGATCTTCTATGCAACGGAGGGGAAACACCATGAGTGA
- a CDS encoding Hsp20/alpha crystallin family protein, whose protein sequence is MLLPAVFNDNVFDDLMDDFDDVFSVRNPLYGKHARNMMKTDVRDVGDHYELDIDLPGFKKDEIHAQLQDGYLTISASKGVDKDEKDKKGQYIRRERTFGQCARSFYVGEGVTEADVKAKYENGILELSVPKKEARKVDNKKYIAIEG, encoded by the coding sequence ATGTTACTGCCTGCTGTTTTCAATGACAATGTGTTTGATGATCTGATGGATGATTTTGATGATGTGTTCTCTGTGCGGAATCCTCTGTACGGGAAACATGCCAGAAATATGATGAAGACCGATGTACGGGATGTGGGCGACCATTATGAACTGGATATCGATCTGCCGGGCTTCAAGAAGGATGAAATCCATGCACAGCTGCAGGATGGGTATTTGACCATCAGTGCCAGCAAGGGTGTGGACAAGGATGAAAAGGACAAGAAGGGCCAGTACATCCGTCGTGAACGTACCTTTGGCCAGTGCGCCCGGAGCTTCTATGTGGGTGAAGGCGTTACGGAGGCCGATGTGAAGGCCAAGTACGAGAATGGCATCCTGGAATTGAGCGTTCCCAAGAAGGAAGCCAGGAAAGTGGACAACAAGAAATACATCGCCATCGAAGGCTGA
- a CDS encoding C39 family peptidase, whose protein sequence is MLFGKKLAMWVLTGILAGSMALPALAAQKDNFTDDMKITGVEKITQDQGAASIERKLDHKKSPYYVHPDFYHMHSKGSLTILPCFKTIQQSSEWSCGPASALMVLNWYGRQKDWTEQKLADLRHPLQDVAVPGFPNGYPGTTLEQMKDMFQKVGGFDLVTTEDYAQAGKTFGPEDIKATLKAGKPILVGWIDWGGHWQVVIGYDDMGTADTQDDVLIVADPYDTTDHDQDGYGIYPAARFFSTFDMYGQFPKKEGGNHNLFVIVSPAKP, encoded by the coding sequence ATGCTGTTTGGCAAAAAATTGGCAATGTGGGTTTTGACCGGGATTCTGGCCGGAAGTATGGCTCTGCCGGCATTGGCAGCGCAGAAGGACAACTTTACGGATGACATGAAGATCACCGGGGTGGAGAAGATTACCCAGGACCAGGGAGCCGCTTCCATTGAGCGGAAACTGGACCACAAAAAGTCTCCCTACTATGTCCATCCGGATTTTTACCATATGCATTCCAAGGGATCTTTGACGATCCTGCCCTGCTTCAAAACCATCCAGCAGTCCAGTGAATGGTCCTGTGGTCCGGCTTCGGCCCTGATGGTGCTGAACTGGTACGGACGTCAGAAGGACTGGACGGAACAGAAACTGGCGGATCTGCGCCATCCTCTGCAGGATGTGGCAGTCCCCGGCTTCCCGAATGGCTACCCGGGTACCACTTTGGAACAGATGAAGGATATGTTCCAGAAGGTGGGGGGCTTCGATCTGGTGACCACAGAAGATTATGCCCAGGCAGGAAAGACTTTTGGCCCGGAAGACATCAAAGCCACCCTGAAGGCAGGGAAACCCATCCTGGTGGGGTGGATCGACTGGGGCGGCCACTGGCAGGTGGTCATCGGCTATGATGACATGGGTACCGCCGATACCCAGGATGATGTGCTGATCGTGGCAGATCCCTATGATACCACGGATCATGACCAGGATGGATATGGCATCTATCCGGCGGCCCGGTTCTTCTCCACCTTCGATATGTACGGGCAGTTCCCGAAGAAAGAAGGAGGGAACCACAACCTGTTTGTGATCGTCTCTCCTGCAAAACCGTGA
- a CDS encoding heat-shock protein Hsp90 — MATHEELVSEVKNLVAAPSVYSGLKDLAEKWLAADGTAAQANLTALLRAALKEDVCTIDQVLPFFASDAAKKAFGEEQAARMLAQGQKVKADGGKYCFCPACTAGSKILEMLGE, encoded by the coding sequence ATGGCAACTCATGAAGAATTGGTTTCTGAAGTAAAAAATCTGGTGGCCGCTCCCAGCGTATACAGCGGTTTGAAAGATCTGGCTGAAAAATGGCTGGCAGCCGACGGTACCGCTGCCCAGGCCAACCTGACCGCGCTGCTGCGGGCTGCCCTGAAGGAAGACGTATGCACCATCGACCAGGTGCTGCCCTTCTTCGCTTCCGACGCTGCCAAAAAGGCTTTCGGGGAAGAACAGGCTGCCAGGATGCTGGCCCAGGGCCAGAAGGTGAAAGCCGATGGCGGCAAATACTGCTTCTGCCCGGCCTGCACGGCTGGTTCCAAGATCCTGGAAATGCTGGGTGAATAA